gctagaaccacctgcttcttttaaatcagctgtgtgggaaaatttcgggttccctgtggactacaacaacgatgaagtgtgcgagtggtggatcggacgaggacggtgtgtcggcgttgttcgatagcggtgcggtaacacacgccaaacatgctaaatcatatcagaaggcatcacccagatttgccactcaccggagcccggcaaaagacaacagcagttcaacagctgatccccgctgtttttaagaagccaatagacatgaaagctgtgaaaccaaaataaataatggaagcttttggcataatgtttttcaacgactttgcgctctggaaacactttcttattatttatgatgtcatattttcaagacattatttttagttttacagcttgatgaaacctttttgtttgacatcagtcattatagataatatggccatctgagtgtgtggtgctgtttgtggtttgtttttaactgtttaataggcctacagttaattattcaaaatgtcagagttccttattttgaaactgaaacttgcaccactgttcaaaaataaataacaacaaacctggaattacgcatttgggactttttttttgatttttcttgttgtaccgaaccgtgacccccaaaccgaggtacgaaccgaaccatgacttctgtgaaccgttacacccctagtagagCCAGTAAATGTCAGTGCAGCTGTTATTTCATTTTGCTTTTGCATTATCGTGAATAAACCTTCAGGTGGAATTCGATTGATTTGCTGATGGTGATTTTCCTGTTGACTTTCCCATGCAGTTGATTCACCAGTTATCAACCCATGTGATGTTCCCAGATAATGTTGATGTTGTACATAAGCATCTTCCTTAAATGCAAACTGCCTTTCAGCTTGCTTTGGTTCCATGTCCATCTTTGTTGGTTGGCTGGATGATATTTTCCATGATGTGGAATCATACGCCTTTGCCAGGGGGTTAAGTGTGTTTAACGATGCCAGTTTCCTTTTTTCCTTTTCCAGGTATGGGTTAATTCCATTTGTTGGTGCAAGAGAGGAACGTTGTAAATGTGAACTCTGTAAAACTGCTAGCCTAGCAGTAGATACAGCTAGCTCAGTTTCCAAATCAAGCGGTTCCTTTCACCGCTTTAATTGTAGCTCCTGGTCCGCGCCTCTCAGTTAAACCTGCCACGCGAGCAACAATTGCAGCCTTTTCTGCTGCTATGATTTGTGCAGATGAAGTTGTACTTGACTTTGTACTGCTGTCACTTTTGTTTGAACATTTACCAACATTAGAAACTGTCATCAGGATTGATTTCATCATTATTATGACCAGTACCTTCAGTTTGACAAACCCACACCTTGATTTTGGCAATACATTCATCATTGAACATCATTTTGGCTTTAAACCATGTTTCATGTCTTTCCCTTTCATCATTTGGCAATAAACCCATTAAAGTGTCATGCATAGACCTTGTTTCAACACAATTCAATGTAACCATCAAGAGCATTTTGAACCTCAGCATGTTCACCATTTAACATCAAATCTTGTATATTTGTTCTTAATTTGCAAGCTTTATTTAGCTTAGCCTTTCTGGCATTTTGCAACCTCAAGTTTTTCCGCAAGTGCTTTGGCAGAAGTTTAACTACCCGCTTAGTGCTTTGTGTGTCACTACAGCTGGCAATGCTATACAGCTTGCCAGCAGCTGACGCGCTGTTAGCTGCTGGTATGTCTGCAGTGCGCTCCTCCATATTTAAAAGTCTTAAAGGCAAGCGCTTATTGTTCATCCATTTCACAACCAATGCATTGGAATTACGCCCTTGTGTGCACACAACTTAATTCCTATGACCATTTTAAACCGGTTGTACACATACCCCCTTTAGAATAGATGAAAGTAGTTCCGTGACAAGCGGCGAAAAGCTTCCCGGCACCATTCACCGCGTTGATCCTGTCGCCTTCCTGTGCAGCAGATGAGCAAACGAGGTGTAGCCGTCCTCCTCTGGGCGTCAGGTGGCTGATAGCAGCTGAGCAGCCGGCGTGTTGTTGTCCTCCTTCCGGCGTCCGGTAGAGAAGATGAGCAGCCGCTCTCAGCGTTCCATAAACGCGACGAAAAATGTCCTCTTAAATAACTCCAAAAAAGGCACGTTTTTGACTAACTGTAGAGGCTAAAACAACGCTCtaagcctctgaggatccgctATGTTGGCGTGATTGACGCACACAAAGTTTGCCAGGTGAATAATAGTACGAAAACAAAGTTTCCAGTTCGATACAGTCCATTTATTTCCTTTTCACTGGTTTCCATTTAACTTGCTTCATTCTCTCATTCACCATACATGATATTACGGTTCACACAATACCTTTTGCAAATGTTTGTAAcacagtgtttgtgtgtgtgctccgtgtgtgtgtgggtgtttctggtgcccctttcacaccagcgccttttcagctccggctcggagctagagcctgaaaagcgccgggttttccagttcacaccggagctgcggcggccgcttcatttccagctccaaaaaattgtcggtccagaggcaagagctttggagctaagaggtgacgtcgcttacgtctctcttacgtcgaggcgtgcaggaaactaaacccacctcccatgggtcgactgttatgcctgcctacaagcagtagtgcttataaacacactttataaagtcaggcaacactaaccaggcttcgtgtgattctgtttatctgtaccttactttgaccatccgttcactgttatcgatcattgtggagagaggcagacgtgttgttttgtattattgcagctatcggattagagtagtcagtttagcttcggttgctatgctaacatcacccattttataccagagaaactttcataacagcgttgtgataccaaacagtgtcaattcagactgacacacattcacttaggctaaggggaactggggatatgcatcagctgcttgtgagtcggacagtgaatactttagagcggccgctgcagtgcgagctaaccgggagctaacgggagaataaactccgtggaagagcagcactgcagcggtcggtaaatgctgcagaaacacattaataaacaatgaaccacggcactctggagcaaagtataaggttggagaagtcgttattcaatttattctggcttcgtgtgattaaaagcaacacgatcatcgacccgacgttgttgttgttgttgttgttgtgagcttccgttggggagcaaatcagcgatgtaaacggtgacgtcatgacgcagcaagggcagctctggggcgccagtgggcggtgtgcacagagcgggagctgaaaagggaaaccggagctgaatcagaaaagctcccgctcggagctagaaactgaaaagcgctggtgtgaaagccgcatcaatgtcgagtaaagctgctccagagccactatttcaagcatactacgtcatcgagtgccgccgaaggactgttccaatgtccagcatacttggaattctaccgagcccggcgtacttcgtagcgagacatttcgaggtcttaaaatccccacaatgctttgcgcacggaccaatttccccaaatctgtggcggaaaatgtaaggcagggcctctcatagggctgtgcaattaatcgtattttaatcgtgattacgattatggcttgcgacgattatgaaaacagcataattgacaaaatacgattattttgctgggtgcgctttcgcccctccctaaaagcccactcggccacgtgggagtgacatgtgttgtgagtgttcagcgcgagcgaagatgtcagaacaagagcagagcagcaactcgttaaaaagaagggtacaactatttccactacttgcaagtactttgccattacatttcacatcgctaaagatatgtgcccagttagcactgttagcaaccagggcttcaagcaacttgtcaacacgttggacaagcatTACGCGATGCCgcctcggtattatttcagcaggtctgcgctgcctgcactatatgacaaatgccgtggggaagttgagagagatgtggcttcagctgactactttgctaccacaacagacctatggtctaggcctggggtgcccaaccagtcgatcgcgagatgtgtctaaaaatagaacaacaatattctgttttatcgttaatgtcctgtaacataatcttcctgtgccagaataatgcacttgaacgcatcaaagctttgtgattggccggcgtcaccccatgtgtcggggcctggctgagggtcttcagtacaggtggattgtcacctgcctgcgctcatctctgaaaccagaccatgtaaacaggctggtgtttcttgcaaacaatctttaagagatgacatgagcagccctaccagcatttgccatggtggcctaaacatttttatttggtcttaaattgtagttcaacatttatttcctgttacttctggaccatgacggttggccagccttcaacgtttaactgagtggaatatgttgaatatgttttaccaaaatgttggctatatgttaaggagtgttcagtaggttgtgacggtgcactgcaacatatttgatttaatttattttggtctaatttatttgtatttatcataataatatatgtttagtatggttttggaagtgcgctccaacatatttgttcttgtttattggtaaaatattatttgttttaaagttcaataaatggtcaatgaataatcgtcaaaataatcgtgatatcaattattgacccaaataatcgcgattatgatttttgccataatcgcacagccctagcctctcatatgacgcacacttgctcgcctgttccactcttcgttttccgaatgccaggaagtattcttgcctcgcttctgaagcaagtgactcagtAACCCAcggtgtgtgttctccgtgtgtggtcAGTGTGTGGCCTTCTGGCGGAACCTCTAACCACAAAAcataggttcctacctttatacccacagtGTTAATTGGCTCCTACTGTACATATATTGAATCTAGAATATATGAATGTTtcattttctgaaataaattacagaaAAAAGGTTCTGATATAGTAATTGTTTGAGATGCACCTGTAGATTCAGCTTTAGCATCTAACCAGATGACAAAGAAGCAGTTAAGTGCAGTGTAATATAGCATATTAAAACTAAGAATAAATATTACTATttgacagatttttttttttggtctaAATTAAGGctataactttttttttaaaaagtgtcACTCCCAGTGAAGTAAAGTGTTCTGAGTTTTTCTTTGTTATCAGCTGCAGCTAAACAatttacaaaaaaatgttttcattcCCAACAGGTCTCATTTGTTATGTAAAATCTGTTCATCACATCATATTGgccttttttgttttaccacCACTAGGTTTTCCATGTGCCGCTAGAGGAGCGCAAGTACAAGGACCTCAACCAGTTTGGGGAAGGAGACCAAGCGAAGGTCTGTGTTGACATCATGCATAAGACCGGAGCCCACCTGGAACTCTCCTTGGCTAAAGATCAGGGCCTCTCCATCATGGTTTCCGGAAAGCTGGATGCCGTGATGAAGGCCCGCAAGGAGATTGTGTCCCGACTGCAGACTCAGGTCAAGAGATCCGTCTTGTTGTTTATGACAGAAAATGTTGTTAATAGTTAAAGAAATGGTGCCAACTGTATGTTCTAACTCTTAACAGGCCTCGGCTACTGTTGCCATCCCCAAAGAGCACCATCGTTTTGTCATCGGCAAAAATGGGGAGAAGCTTCAAGAGCTCGAGCTCAAAACTGCCACCAAAATCCAGATCCCACGACCCGACGACCCCAGTAACCAGATCAAGATCTCTGGTACCAAGGAGGGCCTGGAGAAAGCAAAGCATGAGATCCTATTGATCTCTGCCGAGCAGGTAATGTGTCTCCACTCACATGTGTTCCAGATGTCACAGCTTTTAGGAGAAATATTAATCGTTTCCCCCTGCCCCTTTTACTCTTACAGGACAAGCGTGCTGTGGAGAGAGTGAACATTGACAAGGTGTACCACCCATTCATCACCGGTCCCTACAACAAGCAAGTAGGAGAGATGATGCAGGAGACCGGAGCCCGTGTTAATGTCCCCCCTCCCAGCGTCAACAAGACGGAGATTGTCATCACTGGGGAGAAAGAGCAGGTGGCCCTTGCTGTGACTATGATCAAGAAGATTTATGAAGAGAAGGTAAGCCAACAATTAAACGATTACAAGTAAACTAAAGTTGAAATAATTGTTTTAAATCTAGTCTTCAGTTTTGAGAGAGAGATATACACATGCCACAACCTGAGGGACAGTGAATGACACACACGtgttggagagagagggagagagggagagggagagagggggagagggagggagagagacagagagagaccatccatttctactgatcattatTCCATTgatgaggtctactagaatagatacACGTGTGCTAAGTCACAAGACAATGTGACTTAGGCCATTATCTTTAAGTTGCACCCCTAACATGTACTCAAATGATGCATACTTTCTTCCTTCTAGCTGGTTTACATAGACCTGAGCTGAATGGCTTAGTTACATAGCATTTGATATACTAACTACAATATTTAAATGTGTAGCCAACGCTACATCTCAaagttattttcttttttcagtTTGTGATTCAATGTCTTGATTTTTGATGTAAATTCATGCAGTCTCCTTTTTTAGGTAGTTGTATATTATATCTTAAACAAACTGAAATCacttacattttgtatttagCTATAAGCAGCTAGAGTTTCATTTTACAACATTTGTTGTTTTTAGTTCTAAATCACACTGGCATTTGGCATCTTAAGATTTTATGATGCACAAGTCCCTGATCAGCTCTACTCTTTTTTTTATTGCAGAAGAAGAATTCCACCACCATCGCAGTGGAAGTGAAGAAGTCTCAGCACAAGTATGTGATCGGTCCCAAGGGAAACACCCTGCAGGAGATCCTGGAGAAGACTGGTGTGTCCGTGGAGATCCCACCGTCCGACAGCAGCTCAGAAACTGTCATCCTCCGTGGGGAGCCCGACCGCCTGGGTCAGGCCCTCACTGAAGTTTATGCCAAGGTGTGGAACGTTTTCATGTTCTGATTAAGTTTGATGCTGTAATCATTGAAGAAATTAGGTCTAACTTAAAGAACACGCTTCCTTTTGCAGGCGAACAGCTACACTATTTCCTCGGTCACAGCTCCTTCTTGGCTTCATCGTTTTATTATTGGCAAGAAGGGGCAGAACTTGGCCAAGATTACCCAACAAATGCCCAAGGTATGTTTACTATACATTAACTAACTAAAGCATTTTAAATGAtactatattactttttttaatcttACTTTCCCATGTATTTTGATTTCAGGTGCACATTGAGTTCACTGAGGGAGAAGATAAGATCACCCTGGAGGGTCCCACCAAAGACGTGCAGATGGTGCAGGGCCAGATCGAAATCATTGTAGCAGATTTGGTAAGTAACACGTTTCCTTTACAAGTTTGTTTTTGACGTACACCCAAATTCACACTGCCAATCAAAACGGTTCTCTGATGTCAGAGTAGGTCTTGTACAAGTAGTACctaaaaggttattttcatgtaaAGTAAAGCGCCCCATTTAAAGGGGCGACTGGCTGCGAGGTTATGCTgttgtctttcaaccagaaggctgTGGGTTTGATGCCAGCCCAAGCAgtcaacatgttgatgtaagcCTGAGCTGTTCTCGATGGCATGGTGTATGGATGTTAGCCTCCTAGAGCAAGTGGCACTGCTCTGTATTAATGAGGTGTGAATGATGACATGGGCTCGTAacgactggataaagcgctatataagtacagtttaCCATTTAAACAACACATACAAGTGCAGTTGAGCCAAGCCAAGTCATTTGTATGCATTTATTCTACTTTCACCTAAAAGGTAAGCCGTATGGACTACACCGAGATCAGCGTGGATACCAAATTCCACAGACACCTGATTGGAAAAGGAGGTGTCAACAGTAAGTATAGTCTTACTGTCCAAAGCATGGTGTATACAAATCAATACAACAAACATTGGATCAACATCCTCAAATCTGATTTTATTCTTATTATCCATAGTCAACCGCATCAAAGAACTGCACAAGGTGACTGTCCGCATCCCCCCTGACAACGAGAAAAGCAACTTGATCCGTATTGAGGGGGATCCCCAGGGTGTCCAGGAAGCCAAGAAGGAGCTGCTTGAGCTGGCGTCTCGCATGGTGAGACAAACTTGGGTTCGCAGGCAAGAGGCTGCCAATTGTAACCTGATGTGCTGGGGTTGTCTTTAGAGCTTGGAATAAGCCTAGTCAATGTTTTGAAGGTTGGATGTATGCTTGAATTTGAAAACACTCATTAAAAAATGCATGATTTTCAATGTTGTTCATCTACACAACCACTTGTATAAACACATCTTTAAAAAGGTTACAGAGTTGTCGTTATCAAAACATACAATCAAAGTTTATATGATCAGCTAGCGATATTAACAAagagtgacagacagacagaccctGACTGTGCCGTTACTAAACCTGCTGTCTCTCACAGGAGAATGAGCGTACAAAGGACCTGATCATTGAACAGCGTTTTCATCGAGCCATCATTGGCCAAAAAGGGGAGAATATTAAAGAAGTGCGCGACAAGTTCCCTGAGGTGAGTTGTTTGCCGTTCGTGTTAGTTTGTCTGTGCccaaaatattatttgtaaCTTATGAAACTCAATATTAATATTTATTCCAGGTCATCATCAATTTCCCCGACCCAGCACAGAAAAGTGACATCGTTCAACTGAGGGGCCCCCGAAATGAGGTGGAAAAATGTGCAAAGTTCATGCAGAAGATAGTGGCTGAGATGGTAAATCCTTACAAAGGTCTTATTCGATTAATATTGTATTTTAAAGGCAACTATTACGCCCTAAGTGCAGTTGTGTGTTAACTCTCAGTGACTCCTTTTGTCAGGTGGAGAACGGCTTCTCTCTCTCAGTCCCCATCTTCAAGCAGTTCCACAGAAACATAATTGGAAAAGGAGGATCAAATATCAAGAAGGTGCTGTATATGTTTTAAAGAGAATGTATGAAGTTGAATTAGGTCTTCAGGGTGTCCATGTCGAACTTAACAATGTTCTCTTTTGTTTTCTAGATTAGAGAGGAAACTAACACAAAGATTGACCTGCCAGCTGAGAACAGCAACTCAGAGATGATCGTCATCACGGGCAAGAAGGCAAACTGTGAGGTTGCACGGACTCGCATCTTGGCCATTCAGAAAGAACTGGTAAGCACATGCATGCACGTATATTAGGGCTGAGCAACTTAGAAATACATTCCTTTTATTTTGGCAACAGTGAAATACATTAAATGTATCCCGATTTAAATTGTCTCTCAAATAACACAACTGGttacagtgtttcccacagaatttgattctatctgcaccccccccccctcaaataaGAAAATACATTCAAGTTCATGGCTACTGTAGGCAACGTTCTTGTTGCTCTGTGTTGCATTGTTAATGAGTGAAACACACTCTGTGGGGTTTATTCtcccaaaaatataatttacaatttaggcatttagcagacgccttattccaaagcgacttccaatgaccaattacagggaTGTTCTCCCTGGGCTAAGTGCCCTACTCGAGGGCACACTAGTAGtggtcagggttcgtacgggtgctggaAATCCtttaaaatgcttgaaattgtacgaggtgttttcaaggtttgaAAAGTGCTTGGATTTTGGGAATCGTGCTTGAATTTGGGATAAAGTGCTTGACATTGTACATGCTTtacttcgctttttagattaaaagaaaataaagaagtcGGAGCGCGCttaattgcttcgcttctacataaaacagctccgctgcggccttcccgtgctatgcgcgtgacctgcaggtgtttgttccgtgtgacctgggcattctgatgagagatagatgactgtgtgccaggaggctgcagtttcaacgagcgttggctagcagaagacaaatacaagccatggctaagacgagggtcaagcccacgagtagcctcctgcaaaaataacgatgcgagagtctgtgctgatgagccacatgaaaggtacgccgtagtagagcattttagattccactcatatcttgtacttgagtcgaagtactcagatcttgtacttgagtaaaagtagaagtactcagatcttgtatttgagtaaaagtagaagtaccagagtgtaggaatactctgttacagtaaaagtactgcattcaaaatgttcctcaagtaaaagtagaaaagtattggcatcaaaatatagtgaaagtagcgacagtaaaagtcatcattgtgcagattggtccatttcagaataatatatatgatatgttttataatgattgatcatgaaagtgttctcagagctggtgaaggtgcagctagtctgaagtactttgtagactgcagggtagctggtgaaggtgcagctagtctgaagtactttgtagactgcggggtagctggtgaaggtgcagctagtctgaagtactttgtagactgcagggtagctggtgaaggtgcagctagtctgaagtactttgtagactgcagggtagctggtgaaggtgcagctagtctgaaggactttgtagactgcagggtagctggtgaaggtgcagctagtctgaagtactttgtagactgcagggtagctggtgaaggtgcagctagtctgaagtactttgtagactgcagggtagctggtgaaggtgcagctagtctgaaggactttgtagactgcagggtagctggtggatttactccaggtggaactaaagtctgattcaacacttgattagatttcacatcattcctccagatctgtaaagtaactaaaggtattaaatacatgtagtggagtagaagtacaccattaacctctgacttatgtttactgccaacctaaaagtacctcagaaatagtaatcaataatgtattgaaaagttatttggctcagccaggttatatgggatgcccagtctacgtacagatgggtcactcattttgaaatattaaacttagttttcttttcttaaaTTTTTCATCCTCAAGTAGAATGCTATtatgaaacacacatttggttttgtatagcataaagaacatctgatttaatgtgaggtatgtaaaataataatttgagtataagtatgtgtatataaatatgtaatttacagcagctgtaagatgcttgaaaatgcaccttgaaaagtgcttgaatttgactttggaaaaggtgtaagaaccctgagtGGTGTTttaggcgggatttgaactcgcaaCCTTCCGATCATCAACCCACCTcacaaaaaaaaatatatatattttttttttatccatttttttttttatccattTGTGGCGGACGTTATTTAATTGTGGCAGCCCGCCACAAATAAATCAATGTATAGGAAACACTGGGTTAACccttctgatgtgtgtgtgtgatcatacAAGCGTGATATAAAACAACGTATATGACCCTCTTAAAGGGCTTTCATTTTGAAATCCCTCTTTAGAATGTGCTGATATTTTGAGTGACACTATGACATATCTGCTATAATTTTAAATTCAATTTGGTCTtggaaatgtatttttattattattattattatcactttgtatatatttaaatattaatTTTTTGACTCTTTTTTTTCGTTTTCCACTTCCAATGGTCAATTTGAAATCAGTATTTCAACATTCTTAATGGGTTGGCATCTTAAAGAATAGTGAGAATATATGTACATATGCAGCAGAACATTAAATATATTGATTATATATTGCCAATATCTAACATGTATTAGTCCTTCCAAAGCTTTGGCACATGTGTCCACATCTGGTTCCTGTGCTAAATGAAGGTCTCCCTGTGTCCAGGCTAACATCACTGAGGTCGAGGTGTCCATTCCCTCCAAGCTGCACAACTCCTTGATTGGGTCGAAGGGCCGCTTTGTGCGCTCCATCATGGAGGAGTGTGGCGGTGTGCACATCCACTTTCCCACCGAGGGCTCAGGGATTGATAAGGTCACCATCAGAGGACCTGTAGAAGAGGTGGAGAAAGCCAAGCTGCAACTGCTGGCCTTGGCAGAGGAGAAGGTTTGTAAAAATGTCTGAAGATAAACATTTAAACTTCTGTTGACCTTGCTAAACGTGCACTACAGGAGGGGTGAAAGGAGCTGCTGCTGTGCTGTATGGGTGCTACATAACTACATGCTAAGAACACTTTCACTCTCCTGTCAGCTTTACAATTAAAATGGCAAGCTGGTGCAACGTTGTCAGAAATGAAGGTTGCGATTAGTTTTGCTCCCTAAAGATGAACTCATGTTAAGCGCATGAGCATGAAGGAATTTCTAACTTGGCAGTTAATAcaattttctttttgagctgaCCTCATAATTGAGGTTGAATCGTGAAAAATGATTGTCTTAGAAATAATTGTTCTTTGAATGTTCTCCCTCAGCAAACGAAGAGTCACACTGCGGAGCTGCGTGCCAAGCCGGAATACCACAAGTTCCTCATAGGGAAAGGTGGTGGAAACATCCGTAAGGTTCGAGACAGCACCGGGGCCAGGATCATTTTCCCCACCATGGACGACCAAGACCAGGAGCTCATCACTGTGGTCGGCACCGAAGAAGCCGTGCGGGATGCCACAAAGGAGCTGGAGGAGCTCATCAAGAGTCTGGTGAGGCTCAGAAGGAGTTCTGATACAGCAGGACCGAGAGGATGAGGCTTTTGGTGCTCTCCCGGTGCCTGGAGATTAAACACATATTCTTTGGTTACAGGATAACGTCGTTGAGGATACTTTGACTGTTGATCCAAAACATCATCGCTACTTTGTGGCTCGCCGTGGCCAGGTCCTCAGGGACCTTGCTGATGAGTATGGTGGCGTGATGGTGAGCTTCCCTCGCACTGGGACTCAGAGCGATAAGGTCACCCTCAAAGGAGCCAAAGACTGTGTGGATCAGGCCAAAAAGCGCATGCTGGAGATCGTGGAGGACTTGGTTAGTCTATTTGACGTTTTGTTTTGCGAAGATGCTCTTTCATGGTatgtaccccccccccacctcttcCTTTTTAAAATGTAGCATATTTTCCTATTTCTGTTTTCCAGGACGCTCAGGTGACCATTGAGTGTGTGATTGTTCAGAAGTTCCACCGTTCTATCATGGGTCCCAAAGGCTCTCGTATCCAGCAGATCACTAGAGATCACAATGTACAGATTAAGTTCCCAGAGCGCGAGGACCCACAAGGTAAACGCCTGACCGGTGTGAACACTTGGGATGGGGATCACAACATTTAATGTTCTCATCAAACCTTGTCTGGATTCACGTTTTAGCAGCACCTCCTGCAGAGGAACCCATTCAGGAGAATGGCGAGACCAACGGAGAAGTGAAGGAGCCCGTCGATCCAAACGTACCCAAAAAGTGTGACATCATCGTGCTTTCTGGGCGCAAAGAGCGCTGCGAGGCCGCCGTGGAGGCGCTGAAGGTTAGCCTTCATAACATCCTCATATCTCTCCCAAGTGTTTAGCTGTTTCCTAA
This DNA window, taken from Pseudochaenichthys georgianus unplaced genomic scaffold, fPseGeo1.2 scaffold_464_arrow_ctg1, whole genome shotgun sequence, encodes the following:
- the hdlbpa gene encoding high density lipoprotein binding protein a → MSSVAVLTQESFNEHRSGLLPEQGGAAGAGPGAVEEEDALPTYKDAFPPLPEKAASPEGTQETANAWTSKIRPLKSSVITQVFHVPLEERKYKDLNQFGEGDQAKVCVDIMHKTGAHLELSLAKDQGLSIMVSGKLDAVMKARKEIVSRLQTQASATVAIPKEHHRFVIGKNGEKLQELELKTATKIQIPRPDDPSNQIKISGTKEGLEKAKHEILLISAEQDKRAVERVNIDKVYHPFITGPYNKQVGEMMQETGARVNVPPPSVNKTEIVITGEKEQVALAVTMIKKIYEEKKKNSTTIAVEVKKSQHKYVIGPKGNTLQEILEKTGVSVEIPPSDSSSETVILRGEPDRLGQALTEVYAKANSYTISSVTAPSWLHRFIIGKKGQNLAKITQQMPKVHIEFTEGEDKITLEGPTKDVQMVQGQIEIIVADLVSRMDYTEISVDTKFHRHLIGKGGVNINRIKELHKVTVRIPPDNEKSNLIRIEGDPQGVQEAKKELLELASRMENERTKDLIIEQRFHRAIIGQKGENIKEVRDKFPEVIINFPDPAQKSDIVQLRGPRNEVEKCAKFMQKIVAEMVENGFSLSVPIFKQFHRNIIGKGGSNIKKIREETNTKIDLPAENSNSEMIVITGKKANCEVARTRILAIQKELANITEVEVSIPSKLHNSLIGSKGRFVRSIMEECGGVHIHFPTEGSGIDKVTIRGPVEEVEKAKLQLLALAEEKQTKSHTAELRAKPEYHKFLIGKGGGNIRKVRDSTGARIIFPTMDDQDQELITVVGTEEAVRDATKELEELIKSLDNVVEDTLTVDPKHHRYFVARRGQVLRDLADEYGGVMVSFPRTGTQSDKVTLKGAKDCVDQAKKRMLEIVEDLDAQVTIECVIVQKFHRSIMGPKGSRIQQITRDHNVQIKFPEREDPQAAPPAEEPIQENGETNGEVKEPVDPNVPKKCDIIVLSGRKERCEAAVEALKALVPVSIEVEVPFELHRYIIGQKGSGIRKMMDEFEVNIQVPAPEQQCDKISITGLANHLDRAKEGLLERVKELQSEQEDRALRSFKLTITVDPKYHPKIIGRKGAIITTIRTEHDVNIQFPEKNDENQDQITITGYEHKAIAARDAIQALVDELEEMISEDITLDSRVHARIIGARGKGIRKIMDEFKVDLRFPQSGSADPNVVTVTGRPELVDEAIDHLLNLEEEYMGDAVENETKMAYMRPPGGGAAGAMDEHRGPSKGFVVREAPWTTGSEKAPDMSSSEDFPSFGAPVAAKSSPWGPKRF